From the genome of Kluyveromyces lactis strain NRRL Y-1140 chromosome F complete sequence:
TGCGGCAATTAGTATATCTGTGATTCAATGGTTATGTAATGCGGACACATCGTACAACGATCCAAAGAGAAGGCTCATGAGGTTCTTCAATACACTATTTGCTAGTTTGAAGAAAGGAGGAAAATTTGTAGCACAATTCTATCCAAAGAATGATGATCAAATAGACCAAATCTTGGGAGCAGCAAAAGTAGCTGGATTCTCTGGTGGCCTTGTCATTGATGATCCCGAGtccaaaaagaacaagaagtaCTACTTGGTATTAAGCTCCGGATCTACAGAACAGAATGAACAAGTCAACTTGGATGGTGTTAAGATGGATGCAGATCTAATGGTAAAGAGAGAGCGTAAAAAGAAACTAGTTGAATCAAGTAAGGATTAcatcaacagaaagaaggaggtgatgaaaaaaagaggtAGAAAGGTAGCTCTCGACTCGAAGTTTACGGGTAGAAAGAGAAGACCTAGGTTTTAGTATGGTCTTGCATATATAGAATTAGTAGATACGCACTTAATACAATCAGCAAACATGGACTGAAACGTTATCATTCATTCACCATTTTCCGTGTCTATTGCATCTGCCATGATCAAAACGTTTAAAATGATCATCAAACCTATGTTGTAGTTTTCCATAGAAAGAACATTCGAAAATTTTGGTTAAAAAAGATGGAAACATAAGTACCTAAGAGTTAAGAAAGCACTGAAGCGCAGTTTATATTTGAGTTTAAGCCTTTACTACCCGTCAGATCAAGTTCCCATTCCAAAACTATATTAGTCCCATACAATGTTAAAGAGACTACTACCTACCGTTATCAGACAATCTGTTAGAAGTTATCAACTTCCAGCTAAGAGtggaagaaagattatTCCAGTTTACCCACcagttgaaagaatatcCTCCCCATTAGTAGTGAAGACTCTAGCTGATCATGATCTAAAACAACTTGACCCAACTGGTGTAAAAACAGAGATggtttcaaagaaaaacccAAATCGTCTACGTGCAGGTGATGTTCTTCGTGTAGTTTACGATTCCAAGAAATGCAACTACGATAGTTTTACTGGATATGTGCTATCGGTAGACCGTAAGCCAATAGTACAAGACACATCCATTCTATTAAGAGATTATATTTATAAAACCTGTGTGGAAATGAGAGTGCCAATCTTCTCACCATTGGTAGAGAgaattgatttgattagaaGAGCGGATGGTAAGAGACGCAGAAGTAAACATTATTACATCAGAAACACCAGATTGGATGTCGGAGATTTGGAAGCAAGtatgagaaagaagaaatgagCACATTCACACTATCAAACACTTGCTGAATTTTCATAAAATGAAACATGTACATAGAAGCAATTCAAACATATAGTAAGTAATGCTCGATATCAATGCAAACCCAAAGACAAGGAAGATTCAAAGTTGAAAGAGCTCCAGAGTTGAACCATAATGCAAGGTACTCTATGCAGGTCCAGCTTCTCTAGGTAAAGTTATTTGTATCATTAGCATGTCGGGTGGATATATAATTGTATAATCtgtaaaataaaaaggCGGATTATGCTAGTCCTTATACCTCATCAAGTGCATCCAATAAGAAAGGAAAATCATGAGAAAGGATAAGCATAAGAAAGGATTTGTACGCTCTATCTAAAACAAAGCTGCATTGAGTGAGCAAGTTGCTCTAttagaaatgaaaagattacAAGCAATTTTGGTCCGcatttttgataatttaTGAAGGTTCTTGATTGGTTCAAAAAAGTAGTGGTATAATGTTATGAAAGCCGTACCAGCCGTctctattgaaaaaaaattgaaataagCTGACATTAAAAAACAACCATAACAGGTAAGGCAGCACGCCCGCATTTTTGATCTCGTGGATGGTTGCGCCACGATGCAATGAAACTGTTACAATAatcaatgataaaaaatagatcttcttttattaACTTGTCATGACATAGAATAATGTGAGACAAAATAACTCACCATGAAAGGTAGATTTGGTACGTTAGATCTGcttcatttcatttcgtACAAGGCAGTGctgtaaaaaaaaaacagttAATAGTATATGGGTCAAAATTATTCACAAGAAGGATGTGATGAGGGTGAAAATAGAATTGTACGCCTTGTAGTGTGAAGGCAATATCGTATTTCACCTCAGCTAgattgaattcttcaaaaattcaatcaTATTTAAAAATCTTGGCCTTAACTCTGTCTTCGTTACTTCTGTAACCAGCGGTTGCAGCcatctcttcttccttctcaGCATGCTCCAAAGCCGCTTGCCAACGACGGTCTCTAGCctccttcttttgatctGGATGTAGCTTTTCCTCGTACATAGATAAACCAATTGAGGCTAGTAACAAAATCACAGTTATACCTTGAGCATACATTCTTGCCTGCACAGCCTTTTGGGCTTTGGTCATGTATAAGTCCCTATCAACCAATTTCCAGGATCCATACAAGGAAGCAGCCCATGCACCAACAATGATCTTGTACTTATTGTTGGACAAACCTTCGACCAATTTTTCGCTCATAGGCAGGTTCTTCCATCTGTTATGTTCAGCAAGAATATCACTGGACGAAGAGTCACCATACATTTTCTTATCAAAACTGTTAGAAGATTCTTCAGCGACAATAGAAGCCAAAAGAGTTGGAGGCGTGATGAATAAAGCAGTCTTGACAGACCATGTCATAGCCTTTGGATTGAATTTAGGATAACGATGGGGTAAAAACCTGAACATAGCTGCAGAAATTAACAGACCTGCAGCTGCACCTTTAACACCACCCATCAGGGTGTAGTGACGATGagcatcaatttcttctcttgttAAAATCTTCATCTTGCTGTGCTGGTTTTTTCGTCTTTCAGTTACTTATCTCTTAAGCTAACTTTTGATTCCCTTAGTTTAAATAAGGTGATAAATATCGAATTAATACTGGAACAAAATCCTAATATATCCCGATATTTATTTTAGCCAAGAGGATAAGCATTAACAAATTTTAACTGTCAAAcgatatatatatatataa
Proteins encoded in this window:
- the BUD23 gene encoding 18S rRNA (guanine1575-N7)-methyltransferase (highly similar to uniprot|P25627 Saccharomyces cerevisiae YCR047C BUD23 Protein involved in bud-site selection diploid mutants display a random budding pattern instead of the wild-type bipolar pattern), whose protein sequence is MSRPEDLAPPEVFYNDSESKKYSGSTRVQHIQAKMTLRALELLNLPHTSYILDIGCGSGLSGEIITEEGHIWCGLDISPSMLAEALEREVEGDLMLHDIGQGIPFRAGVFDAAISISVIQWLCNADTSYNDPKRRLMRFFNTLFASLKKGGKFVAQFYPKNDDQIDQILGAAKVAGFSGGLVIDDPESKKNKKYYLVLSSGSTEQNEQVNLDGVKMDADLMVKRERKKKLVESSKDYINRKKEVMKKRGRKVALDSKFTGRKRRPRF
- the RCF2 gene encoding Rcf2p (similar to uniprot|P53721 Saccharomyces cerevisiae YNR018W Hypothetical ORF) — encoded protein: MKILTREEIDAHRHYTLMGGVKGAAAGLLISAAMFRFLPHRYPKFNPKAMTWSVKTALFITPPTLLASIVAEESSNSFDKKMYGDSSSSDILAEHNRWKNLPMSEKLVEGLSNNKYKIIVGAWAASLYGSWKLVDRDLYMTKAQKAVQARMYAQGITVILLLASIGLSMYEEKLHPDQKKEARDRRWQAALEHAEKEEEMAATAGYRSNEDRVKAKIFKYD
- the IMG1 gene encoding mitochondrial 54S ribosomal protein bL19m (similar to uniprot|P25626 Saccharomyces cerevisiae YCR046C IMG1 Mitochondrial ribosomal protein of the small subunit required for respiration and for maintenance of the mitochondrial genome) codes for the protein MLKRLLPTVIRQSVRSYQLPAKSGRKIIPVYPPVERISSPLVVKTLADHDLKQLDPTGVKTEMVSKKNPNRLRAGDVLRVVYDSKKCNYDSFTGYVLSVDRKPIVQDTSILLRDYIYKTCVEMRVPIFSPLVERIDLIRRADGKRRRSKHYYIRNTRLDVGDLEASMRKKK